The following are from one region of the Amycolatopsis sp. QT-25 genome:
- a CDS encoding alpha/beta hydrolase: MFEGFELENVDVGEATLRVRHGGSGPPLVLLHGHPRTHTTWYDVAPRLADAFTVVCPDLPGYGQSSKPETLEDHSAHSKRAMARHIVALMRHLGHERFAVAGHDRGSAVAFRLTLDHPEVVTKLAILDGIPIGEHLSRADATFAQAWWHWFFFGQLENPAERVINADPDAWYGGDPEKMGAENHADFLRAIHDPETVHGMLEDYRAGLGPDREADDADKAAGKKIERPLLVLWSSLDDLEDLYGDPVAIWREWAEDVRGFAIESGHHMAEENPADLAAALREFLG, encoded by the coding sequence ATGTTCGAGGGTTTCGAGCTGGAGAACGTCGATGTCGGCGAAGCGACCCTGAGGGTCCGTCACGGCGGATCGGGACCGCCTCTCGTGCTTCTGCACGGACATCCCCGCACCCACACCACCTGGTACGACGTCGCGCCGCGGCTCGCCGACGCGTTCACCGTCGTCTGCCCGGATCTTCCGGGTTATGGCCAGTCCTCCAAACCCGAGACCCTCGAAGATCACTCCGCGCACTCGAAACGTGCCATGGCCCGGCACATCGTCGCGCTCATGCGTCACCTCGGGCACGAGCGGTTCGCCGTCGCCGGGCACGATCGCGGTAGCGCCGTGGCGTTTCGCCTCACGCTCGATCACCCCGAGGTCGTCACGAAACTCGCCATCCTCGACGGCATCCCGATCGGTGAACATCTTTCGCGCGCGGACGCCACGTTCGCGCAGGCTTGGTGGCACTGGTTCTTCTTCGGCCAGCTCGAGAACCCCGCCGAGCGGGTGATCAACGCCGACCCGGACGCCTGGTACGGCGGTGACCCGGAGAAGATGGGCGCCGAGAATCATGCCGACTTCCTGCGCGCGATCCACGATCCCGAGACCGTCCACGGGATGCTCGAGGACTATCGCGCCGGGCTCGGTCCCGACCGCGAAGCCGACGACGCCGACAAAGCGGCCGGGAAGAAGATCGAGCGCCCGCTCCTCGTTCTGTGGTCCAGCCTGGACGACCTCGAAGACCTTTACGGTGATCCGGTCGCCATCTGGCGCGAGTGGGCCGAGGACGTCCGCGGCTTCGCCATCGAGTCCGGGCACCACATGGCCGAGGAGAACCCGGCCGACCTGGCAGCCGCGTTGCGCGAGTTCTTGGGCTGA
- a CDS encoding ABC transporter substrate-binding protein, translated as MHLSRRGFLAGTAALGATGLLTACGYQEETPTQGAGATWSFTDDRGRKLEGERPTRIVAQVTAAAALWDLGVKSIGIFGPSKLADGKPDPQAGGVDLNAVTSIGNVYNEFNFDKFVSLNPQLLVSVMYLKDQMWYIPDTQTEKIDKAAPSVGVRLQGLAMPEGIAKFISLAKALGADTETPAIQAAKAEYEKADAALGNAIKKASGQKVLLISAQKDTVYIANPPSFATSRHYLNKGMNFVLPEADPSQGGYYQQISWENIGKYTADVIMYDSRGGSLSLGPDELGGVPTWAQLPAVKAGKLIPWNNETPFSYQRFTPQLTELAAALNKFA; from the coding sequence ATGCACCTCTCCCGACGCGGCTTCCTCGCCGGCACCGCGGCGCTCGGCGCCACCGGGCTCCTGACCGCCTGCGGCTACCAGGAAGAGACGCCCACGCAGGGAGCGGGCGCGACCTGGTCGTTCACCGACGACCGCGGCCGGAAACTCGAAGGCGAGCGGCCGACCCGGATCGTCGCGCAGGTGACCGCCGCGGCGGCGTTGTGGGACCTCGGCGTGAAGTCGATCGGGATCTTCGGCCCGTCGAAGCTCGCCGACGGCAAGCCGGACCCGCAGGCGGGCGGCGTGGACCTCAACGCGGTGACCTCGATCGGGAACGTCTACAACGAGTTCAACTTCGACAAGTTCGTCTCGCTGAACCCGCAGCTGCTGGTGAGCGTGATGTACCTCAAGGACCAGATGTGGTACATCCCGGACACGCAGACGGAGAAGATCGACAAGGCCGCGCCGAGTGTCGGGGTCCGGCTACAGGGGCTCGCGATGCCGGAGGGGATCGCGAAGTTCATCTCGCTGGCGAAGGCGCTCGGCGCCGACACCGAGACCCCGGCGATCCAGGCCGCGAAGGCCGAGTACGAGAAGGCCGACGCCGCGCTGGGCAACGCGATCAAGAAGGCGTCCGGACAGAAGGTCCTCCTGATCTCCGCACAGAAGGACACCGTCTACATCGCGAACCCGCCTTCGTTCGCGACCTCGAGGCATTACCTGAACAAGGGGATGAACTTCGTCCTCCCCGAGGCGGACCCGAGTCAGGGCGGTTACTACCAGCAGATCAGCTGGGAGAACATCGGCAAGTACACCGCCGACGTGATCATGTACGACAGCCGCGGCGGTTCGCTCTCACTCGGCCCGGACGAGCTCGGCGGCGTGCCGACCTGGGCTCAGTTGCCCGCGGTGAAGGCCGGAAAGCTGATCCCTTGGAACAACGAGACCCCGTTCTCGTACCAGCGCTTCACTCCGCAGCTGACGGAACTCGCCGCGGCGCTGAACAAGTTCGCCTGA
- a CDS encoding iron ABC transporter permease: MVNAMVQVTERVSSPRTSVSVRTLVLTGSLVALAAAVLLSIAFGSNRLSLGEVLHALFAYDGSYNDVVVRDDRLPRTVLGVLVGMALALAGSLMQAITRNPVAEPGLLGINHGAAVAIVLGSAVFSVTSPGEYVWFAFAGALTGTALVSVIGGTRGATSSLRLVLAGVAIQAVFVGINQGMQMINTHNLEAMRFWLVGSLVNRNADQLTVLLPFFVAGVVIAIVLARALNALALGEDTARGLGANPARVRVAGMVAVGLLSASATAACGPIAFVGLMIPHVVRSLIGQDERWVMLISALLGPVLLLGCDVLGRLLGSPGEIQVGVMTDVVGGIAFVIVARRLKAVRR, from the coding sequence ATGGTGAACGCCATGGTCCAGGTCACGGAGCGCGTCAGCTCACCGAGGACCAGTGTTTCCGTGCGAACACTGGTGCTGACGGGCTCGCTCGTAGCGCTCGCCGCGGCCGTCCTGCTGTCGATCGCCTTCGGCTCGAATCGCCTTTCCCTCGGCGAGGTGCTGCACGCTCTCTTCGCCTACGACGGCAGCTACAACGACGTCGTCGTCCGCGACGATCGCCTGCCCCGCACGGTGCTCGGCGTCTTGGTCGGGATGGCGCTCGCGCTGGCGGGTTCGCTCATGCAGGCGATCACCCGCAACCCGGTCGCGGAACCCGGTCTGCTCGGCATCAACCACGGCGCCGCTGTCGCGATCGTGCTCGGCTCCGCGGTGTTCTCGGTGACTTCGCCCGGCGAGTACGTCTGGTTCGCCTTCGCCGGAGCACTCACGGGAACCGCGCTGGTCTCGGTGATCGGCGGGACACGGGGCGCCACGAGCTCGCTGCGGCTGGTGCTGGCCGGGGTCGCGATCCAAGCCGTGTTCGTCGGGATCAACCAGGGCATGCAGATGATCAACACGCACAACTTGGAGGCGATGCGGTTCTGGCTGGTCGGCTCGCTGGTCAACCGGAACGCCGACCAGCTGACCGTGCTGCTGCCGTTCTTCGTCGCGGGCGTGGTGATCGCGATCGTCCTGGCCCGCGCGCTGAACGCGCTGGCGCTGGGTGAGGACACGGCTCGCGGTCTCGGCGCGAATCCGGCGCGGGTCCGCGTCGCCGGGATGGTCGCCGTCGGGTTGCTTTCGGCGTCGGCGACCGCGGCCTGCGGGCCGATCGCCTTCGTCGGTCTGATGATCCCGCACGTCGTCCGATCGCTGATCGGCCAGGACGAGCGCTGGGTGATGCTGATTTCGGCGCTGCTCGGGCCGGTGTTGCTGCTCGGCTGCGACGTCCTCGGCCGCCTGCTCGGCTCGCCGGGGGAGATCCAGGTCGGCGTGATGACCGACGTCGTCGGCGGGATCGCGTTCGTGATCGTGGCCCGCCGGTTGAAGGCGGTGCGCCGATGA
- a CDS encoding M20/M25/M40 family metallo-hydrolase, giving the protein MEQKSVRETVVSTWTHDVLPSLSGLVAIPALSPMFDAEWAKTGHLAAAVEHVRSWIAAREIPGATLEVVELEGRSPLLLVDIPATSEGADKGTVLMYGHLDKQPPVGGWSEGLDPWTPVIRDGRLYGRGAVDDGYSGYAATTAIEAVRAAGGEHSRTVVLLETGEESGSPDLPAYVEHLKEKLGMVSLVVCLDAGGTDYQRLWLTTSLRGMLRVDVTVKVLESAQHSGMATGIVASSFRVLRVLLDRIENAETGDIKLAELSVDIPENRVEDARGVVEIAPGAAKTLFPVVGRTVSDDDLELLLNNSWRPTLSVIGAAGLPLPADAGNVLRDSTTLTLSFRLPPTADAQAAKEAVRRVLTTDVPYDASVELGDWQAENGWNAPDTAPWLDDVLHHVSGEVFGAPHKSFGMGGSIPFMGLLGEKYPEAQFVVTGACGPDSNIHVPDEWLNIDFAQRVTEAVAHILDAHARS; this is encoded by the coding sequence GTGGAGCAGAAATCCGTACGCGAAACCGTGGTCTCGACCTGGACGCACGACGTCCTTCCCAGCCTGTCCGGCCTGGTGGCGATCCCCGCCTTGTCGCCGATGTTCGACGCCGAGTGGGCGAAGACCGGTCATCTGGCCGCCGCCGTCGAGCACGTCCGGTCCTGGATCGCCGCACGGGAGATCCCCGGCGCGACGCTCGAGGTCGTGGAGCTCGAAGGCCGTAGCCCACTGCTGCTCGTCGACATCCCGGCGACGTCCGAGGGGGCCGACAAGGGCACCGTGCTGATGTACGGCCACCTCGACAAGCAGCCCCCCGTGGGCGGCTGGTCCGAGGGGCTAGATCCGTGGACGCCGGTGATCCGCGACGGACGGCTGTACGGCCGCGGCGCGGTCGACGACGGCTACTCGGGTTACGCGGCGACGACGGCGATCGAGGCCGTGCGCGCCGCCGGCGGCGAACACTCCCGCACGGTCGTGCTGCTGGAGACCGGTGAGGAGTCCGGCAGCCCGGATCTGCCCGCCTACGTCGAGCACCTGAAGGAGAAGCTCGGCATGGTCTCGCTGGTCGTCTGCCTGGACGCCGGCGGCACCGACTACCAGCGCCTGTGGCTGACCACCAGCCTGCGCGGCATGCTGCGCGTCGACGTCACCGTGAAGGTGCTCGAGTCCGCGCAGCACTCGGGGATGGCCACCGGCATCGTCGCGAGCTCGTTCCGTGTCCTGCGTGTCCTGCTCGACCGGATCGAGAACGCCGAGACCGGTGACATCAAGCTCGCCGAGCTGAGCGTCGACATCCCGGAGAATCGCGTCGAGGACGCTCGCGGTGTCGTCGAGATCGCGCCCGGCGCGGCGAAGACGCTCTTCCCGGTGGTCGGCCGGACGGTCTCCGACGACGACCTGGAGCTGCTGCTCAACAACTCGTGGCGGCCGACGCTTTCGGTGATCGGCGCGGCGGGCCTCCCGCTCCCGGCCGACGCGGGCAACGTGCTGCGCGACAGCACCACGCTCACGCTGAGCTTCCGCCTCCCGCCGACGGCCGACGCGCAGGCCGCGAAGGAGGCGGTCCGCCGCGTCCTCACCACCGACGTGCCGTACGACGCTTCGGTGGAGCTCGGCGACTGGCAGGCCGAGAACGGCTGGAACGCGCCGGACACCGCGCCGTGGCTCGACGACGTCCTGCACCACGTGAGCGGCGAGGTCTTCGGCGCGCCGCACAAGAGCTTCGGCATGGGCGGCTCGATCCCGTTCATGGGGCTGCTGGGCGAGAAGTACCCGGAGGCGCAGTTCGTGGTCACCGGCGCCTGCGGGCCGGACTCGAACATCCACGTGCCGGACGAGTGGCTGAACATCGACTTCGCGCAGCGGGTCACCGAAGCGGTCGCGCACATCCTGGACGCGCACGCGCGGAGCTGA
- a CDS encoding iron chelate uptake ABC transporter family permease subunit, which yields MTELVRRESGLDRRSLVVVAGLVLVALALVVLSVGTGDYEMSPGEVLATLAGAGTKAQYLVVMGRLPRVLVAILVGAALALAGAIFQTVTRNPLGSPDIIGFTTGSATGGIVTLLIFDSGPGLVSFGALAGGLLTALVVMALCAPHGLLSSRLVLLGIAVSAVLVGVNSYLLVKANLEAASQAVGWLVGDLSGRDWSYFVPLAVAMAVLTPIVFAHGRALRMLEMGDDTATGIGVDVRRVRLTLVLVAVALVAAATAATGPLSFIALVAPQLARRMTRLPGPNLAASAFVGATLVVAADYLGQRLLESSLLPAGVVAAALGGAYLLWLLLRRKA from the coding sequence ATGACCGAACTCGTTCGCCGTGAGTCCGGATTGGACAGACGATCGCTGGTCGTCGTCGCCGGGCTGGTCTTGGTGGCGCTGGCGCTCGTCGTGCTTTCCGTCGGCACCGGCGACTACGAGATGAGTCCCGGCGAAGTGCTCGCCACCCTCGCCGGTGCGGGCACGAAGGCGCAGTACCTGGTCGTCATGGGACGGCTGCCGCGGGTCCTGGTCGCGATCCTCGTCGGCGCCGCGCTCGCACTGGCCGGGGCGATCTTCCAGACGGTCACCCGGAATCCGCTCGGCAGCCCGGACATCATCGGTTTCACCACCGGTTCGGCGACCGGCGGCATCGTGACCTTGCTGATCTTCGACTCCGGTCCAGGCCTCGTCTCGTTCGGCGCGCTGGCGGGCGGGCTGCTGACCGCGCTGGTCGTGATGGCGTTGTGCGCGCCGCACGGCCTGCTGAGTTCGCGGCTGGTGCTGCTCGGGATCGCGGTCAGCGCGGTGCTGGTCGGCGTGAACTCGTATCTGCTGGTGAAGGCGAACCTCGAAGCCGCCTCACAGGCGGTCGGCTGGCTGGTCGGTGATCTCTCCGGTCGCGACTGGTCCTACTTCGTGCCCTTGGCGGTCGCGATGGCGGTGCTGACGCCGATCGTGTTCGCGCACGGTCGCGCGCTGCGCATGCTGGAGATGGGCGACGACACCGCCACCGGCATCGGCGTCGACGTCCGCCGGGTGCGGCTGACCCTGGTGCTGGTCGCCGTCGCGCTGGTCGCCGCCGCCACCGCGGCGACCGGGCCACTGTCGTTCATCGCCCTCGTCGCGCCGCAGCTGGCACGCCGGATGACCCGCCTGCCGGGGCCCAATCTGGCGGCCTCGGCGTTCGTCGGGGCGACATTGGTCGTCGCGGCGGACTACCTCGGGCAGCGCCTGCTGGAGTCCTCGTTGCTGCCCGCGGGTGTCGTCGCGGCGGCCCTCGGCGGCGCGTACCTGCTCTGGCTGCTACTGCGACGCAAGGCTTAG